A stretch of Palaemon carinicauda isolate YSFRI2023 chromosome 36, ASM3689809v2, whole genome shotgun sequence DNA encodes these proteins:
- the LOC137628377 gene encoding endocuticle structural glycoprotein SgAbd-8-like, whose protein sequence is MGVVVADTYKTPIPILKDDRTQNAYGEYTFEFETGNGIKRNEAGRQNDGQESQGGWSYTGPEGIPIALTFSAGAQGYVPVGDHLPTPPTPVALPYERTDGGH, encoded by the exons ATGGGCGTGGTGGTGGCTGACACCTACAAGACGCCCATCCCGATCCTGAAGGACGACCGAACCCAGAACGCCTACGGCGAGTACACCTTCGAGTTCGAGACCGGAAACGGAATCAAGAGGAACGAGGCCGGAAGGCAGAATGACGGACAGGAGTCACAAGGAGGGTGGAG CTACACTGGTCCCGAGGGCATCCCCATCGCCCTGACCTTCTCCGCCGGTGCCCAAGGGTACGTGCCCGTCGGCGACCACCTGCCCACTCCCCCAACCCCTGTGGCCCTTCCTTATGAACGTACCGATGGTGGTCATTGA